Proteins encoded together in one Impatiens glandulifera chromosome 1, dImpGla2.1, whole genome shotgun sequence window:
- the LOC124935247 gene encoding uncharacterized protein LOC124935247 — protein sequence MVSEHKGKQSTKDLPVYDPFDYDNDDLLDEPKEDLSPNSKVHHLTIKESDSRIHQDSSVDEQLVEDQNPNTTVEEIVQDPSPLHFQMAEKKRDRTDPLYLHGGESSSTVLTSTVLTRLNYFEWSTSVQLGLLAKMKTGFIDGSCKMPSDNKEAILWRMVDATVRTWIMNTIDKKNKVHFQSTLTSQQLWDEIKARYEGNNGPTQYQLRKNIYTIQQETALVIEVTYIHVLDVN from the coding sequence ATGGTATCAGAGCACAAGGGGAAACAATCTACAAAAGATTTACCAGTCTACGATCCGTTCGATTACGATAACGACGATCTTCTAGACGAACCGAAAGAAGATCTAAGCCCTAATTCTAAGGTACACCACTTAACTATTAAAGAATCTGATTCAAGAATTCATCAAGACTCAAGTGTCGACGAACAACTAGTGGAGGATCAAAACCCTAACACAACTgtagaagaaattgttcaagATCCATCTCCTCTACACTTTCAAATGGCAGAAAAAAAGCGTGATCGTACTGATCCTCTATATCTACATGGTGGAGAATCCTCTTCAACCGTTCTTACATCGACTGTTCTTACAAGGCTCAACTATTTTGAGTGGAGCACGAGCGTTCAATTAGGACTTCTGGCCAAGATGAAGACAGGTTTTATAGATGGTTCTTGTAAGATGCCGAGTGATAACAAAGAAGCTATACTTTGGAGGATGGTCGACGCAACTGTAAGAACTTGGATTATGAATACTATTGATAAGAAGAATAAAGTCCATTTTCAGAGCACTCTTACATCACAACAACTATGGGACGAAATCAAAGCACGCTATGAAGGAAACAATGGGCCAACACAGTATCAATTGAGGAAGAACATCTACACAATTCAACAAGAAACTGCACTTGTGATAGAAGTAACATACATACATGTGTTGGATGTAAACTAG